The Alnus glutinosa chromosome 1, dhAlnGlut1.1, whole genome shotgun sequence region CACTCTTAACTAAATAATTAGAGTTACAAAAAGACATCAGTTGACGAGGATCCATTGAGTGTCAATTTGATTGGGATTAAGGCTTGGTTGAGTTGAGTTTAGTTTATGAGAAAACATGTAATAAGTTATATAGAAAATAATGGGATACACATTGTTTGTTGTGTCTtaagaagggggggggggggggggggggggggggggaatttatgtactttttttgtccttgtaattttagttttatcaGATCTTTATGGGACAACTATGTATTGGTTAAATCCCATTcgcagttttgttttgttgtagtAGCTGAAAATCAGTTATATTCTTGCATCATTTGTAATGGATTCCTACATAGAACAAAGGAgaaagtaattttgtcaaaGTTTTATCAAGTGATGGGAATTAGAATTCAAATGAATccacttttgtctttttcatgTGGTAAATCTTAATGCATTTTGTTGTTCTTCCTAAAACAAGCTGAATGATACCTTATGACAATCTATAAAATTGAACTGCAACTGTCATTGGGTATTTTCTGTTTACTCTTTTCCTCATTGCTCTTATTTTCTCTGGTACCGAATATTTTATGAAATCATGTCATGTTCTTgaatggcaaaaatatttcacttTGTAGGAGAGCACTTTTAGAAAGGGAAATTTTATGGAATCATTCGCTTGGTTCCTTGCTTATTTCAAAATTGTTTTACAAAGAGGGATCTTATCTGCATCCATATAGCTTGCAAGTGCACTAATATGAAGCAGAAGTTTGAAGATTAGATACCTCTCTTGCCTGCAAAGTAACAGAGCACTGTTTTTGTCATCTTATATTGACATAGCTTGCAACTGCACTAATTTGAATAAGATCAGACTTAATGTCTCTGGATTGTTTGTAAAGTATGAGGGCACTTATTCTGTCACTTTCTTCACCATTCATTGTATCTTTCGTCATATtactaaataaattaaggtaaatGTGATTTTATTACTTTGGAAATGGAACTATCTATTGCTTGGAAAGGCACACTTATGTTGTATATTGTGATTTTAAGATCTATACATGTTACACTACTTTATACGGTGCGGTTAGCCCTCCTTGGAACACTGTTAGTATCCATCCATGCATTCCACTTTTCCTCTATAGTTAAACTCCCAGAAATTTAGTGAGCCACACCGTTTTTGATGTACTAAGATTTCTGAAATGTTATATCTAGACCTCCATATGCATCAAAAAGAGTAAGGGTGTTATAACTTAACGGGGTTTAAGCTGATTTTAAGCATATGTCTAGCttgcttttgtttggttgtttgctGATGGCAAGAATGTATTTTATTTGTACAGGAACCCAATGATTCACTTTGGGCGTTATCATCAGATTCTGAGTCAGGTCGTGATAATAGCCCTGTAATGGAGGATCATATTCATCATGCAAAATCTTCTAACCAAAAAACATCTGAGTTCCAAGGGGGAGCAAATGGTGCTGATGTTGTTCTTATCGGCAGTGATTTAGAGTCTCCATCTAAGAaggcttcaaaaaaaaaatattcaaggAAACGGTTGAAAGTAGACGATCACACGCCagtcaaagaggaaaaaataaatgagaacatggaaAGAAAAGGTATGAAGTGGTGGGGCTTGGAACAAATGTGTGAATGGTTTTAGCTGTAAAAGTAATAAAGTCTGTAATAAGTTTGAGAAGAGAGGCACTAATATTGATTAATATTAAAACTGTTCATAATGGATGACAAAGATAACTCTCACAGATATGTACTTTTTTAAGATTTTGACGCTTGTAGTATTTGTTAATGGTATAGGAAATGTTGACAATGTGGAAGTTGCAGAGGAAGAAACATCTGACAAGCATATTGAACCTCATGTAAGAGTTGTGGTTAATAGCTATGCTGCTGGCCCATTTAGTCATTGTTTTAATGAAATGTCTTGGCAATTTATTCTTTGTAGGTCTCCTCCTCAAGGTTGCCTTTGGTGCTCTCTGAGAAAGTCCACCGCTCAAAGGTATGATGACAGCTCATCTTAATTCTTTGCTGGGCAGTTTGATCCTAGGATAGGAAGGTGCTGTTTCACAATGAATAATGACTATAATCAATGTCCTTAGTATGCTCTGGGGTCTATGTTCTTTATAGCTTATAGGTTTAACTGTTGAAGGTTGAGAGGACAATAGTACTCTGAGAATTTACTTGGTCATTGCTGGTTGAAGCCTAGATGGATCCACTATATATATGCCAGCATGAAACCAGTGTGAATAAGACGCTATGGGGTTGTTCCCCTCCATCCCTTTACAGCTTTCTGGCACAAGATCTCTGCACAGTCATTATAGAATGTTGGTGctgcccccctcccccccttccaaaaaaaaaagaaaaaagaaaagaaaagaacagttTTTGACCAAACGCTTTGTTTGTTGCAGGCACTCGTTGAATGTGAAGGGGATTCCATAGATTTGAGTGGTGATATGGGTGCTGTAGGACGAGTAGTAATTTCAGATGCCCCATCAGGAAATCATGATATGTATTTAGATTTAAAAGGTAGGTTTTGTTAAAATGTGCTGGTCTCAGGTAATGGTGATCCATAGGTCTGCTTCAATTTTGTGTTGATATGTGTATATAATAATCTCTATCTTTTAATACTAGAACCATGATATTGGTTGACCACTTTTCAGTGTATTAAAATTTTTCCTGGATTAAAAGCAAAAATGTCAAAGGCCTTTGCGCCAAATTTAGAAGAAACCAGAATGCATTCTCCCCTTCTACTTACGTTGTTATCTTTATATGCTATTTCTCAAGTAATATGCCTTTGTGACCCGCTCtctgttttcctttctttctgcAGACCTTAATTTTGTTTAGGCTAAGTAAGCAACACTGCTATTGTTGTGCATATTCCATTCATAGCAGCCTACTTCTGATTGGTTTAATTTTGGTTACTATTTCAGGAACCATATACAAAACAACAATAGTTCCTTCCAGGACATTTTGCATTGTACGTCTTCAATCTCCATCTGAGATATTCACAGGGGACATCATGGTCTCAAAAGTTGCTACTTATAAATGTTTTGTGGAAACCAGAAATCTCTATGATGATGTGCATAATAAActagttttcaaattttattctgAAAAGTGACATTGCTGTCATATTCTCTTTTGTCAGGTTAGCTTTGGTCAGTCAGAGGCAAAGGTATGTTAATTGTTCGCTTAAGATCTCTCCTTCACTGGATGTATATACGTGGTTGATAAAAAGATTTGTTTGCCTTGCTATTCTTCTCTTCCCTTCCTTATTGGAACTTATTCCCTACTTGTAGAATGGGTTGGAGATTACAGTGAAATATTTGGAAGTATAGTCGAAAGTATTATCTGATTTATTGGCTCAATATTGTATATTTCTTGATCAGATAGAGGCTATCATGAATGACTTCATTCAGCTTAAACCGCAATCTAACGTATATGAAGCTGAAACTATGGTTGAAGGTTGGGATTTTTCCTTTCCCCCCCCAACCCAAAGGTTTTCAATACATTGCTCTTCCTTAGCATCTATCATTTTGTTTTAGGGACACTGGAAGGTTTCTCATTTGATTCAGAAGATGAGGCTGACAAGATGCCTAAAGCCGTTTCTCATCAAAATGAGGATGTTGAAGAACAAGCGAATGGGAAAACCAAAGGGAAACCAGAGAAAACCTCAGTATGTTTCCGAACCTTCTTCAGTTCTTCAGAGAGCATCTTGATTCAATTGAGCCTACACTGCTTTTGTTTTAATAGATTATATCACATTGCATGTATACTGTTTTGATGGAAGTCTGGATGCAGGGAATCGCACGGAAGAGAGGTAAAACTGCAGGAGGAAAGCCACAAGCACCAAAGAGAGTACGAAAGAAAAATCAAGTTTCAAAGAAAGCCAAAACCAAGAAATAAGGGGACAAAATACATGTTTAGAATTGCTAGTTTATGCCATGAAATAAAAACCACTAGTGACTAAACATTTTTTCCTTATAGTTGACAGGAGTAATAGTAGCATCACTTTGTATTACTTTCAATGACAGATGGTAGTATAGCAATGGTCATTGGTGCTTAAATTCTTAAAAGCTATAGGAGTatatattcttattcttttcttcaaTTGACTCTGTTTTCTTCAGGCTGGTTAATGAATTtcttgcaattttaaaaatacattgaTCTGCTTTTGCTTGCTACAAGTTAGTTGGCCAAGAAAACTACTACATCAAACTCACAAGgaatgcataattttttttctccctaattTCTTTCTTAAACCATTAAACTGACGTCTCTTTATCACCCTCTCAACCTGAATATCGAAGGGTAAACATATTAAATGTGATGCGATCTCAATCCCTCTACAAAAGAAATCTTATagttctaaatttctaatttcttgATCCTTTTCGCAGTCGCCTGTGCCTGGTTCAGTCAATATTTCCTTTCAAAGGGACGAGTGAGTTTCTTTTGTAGAATCCTTGTATGCTGCCAAGGCTGTAATGTAATGGTGTATGTTCAGAAGAAAAAGTTTAAGGTGAGTAGGAGGATTGGCAGTGGAAGGGGTAGGAGTATGCTTGACGAAGAAACCATTCCCGCGTCTTCTCCATTGCTCTGCTCTCGAGTTGGAGTTGTGTCTGATTTTCTCATACTGCGTCACAaattattctcatatttcaggAGTGGCAGCATGTATACGACTTGTGTATCTGCTGCtgtaaatagaaaaaataaaataaaataaaatgaagcaGTAGAATTTAGAAACGGTA contains the following coding sequences:
- the LOC133856181 gene encoding DNA-binding protein BIN4; the protein is MSSSREESPDWLRSFQAPSHSVLTVSSDSQSSLKDSPSREDRVDVEEPSPRKSSKITKKGKNQAITLGESGSGSPSNMPSKAKSPKKRLKVEDQTPQQKKNTANKKRKAGDESDKTVAKEVTLEKRIEPHEPNDSLWALSSDSESGRDNSPVMEDHIHHAKSSNQKTSEFQGGANGADVVLIGSDLESPSKKASKKKYSRKRLKVDDHTPVKEEKINENMERKGNVDNVEVAEEETSDKHIEPHVSSSRLPLVLSEKVHRSKALVECEGDSIDLSGDMGAVGRVVISDAPSGNHDMYLDLKGTIYKTTIVPSRTFCIVSFGQSEAKIEAIMNDFIQLKPQSNVYEAETMVEGTLEGFSFDSEDEADKMPKAVSHQNEDVEEQANGKTKGKPEKTSGIARKRGKTAGGKPQAPKRVRKKNQVSKKAKTKK